In a genomic window of Helianthus annuus cultivar XRQ/B chromosome 10, HanXRQr2.0-SUNRISE, whole genome shotgun sequence:
- the LOC110882803 gene encoding uncharacterized protein LOC110882803, with product MASGGNTHTTERITRDELNKMISDEVTKAIDANVSRLAQEVEGQVLSTVENMITSKVEELKEMITGIQGKKEARRCTYKDFMACKPTTFNGEIDPIECQRWIANMEGVFIRSHCDKEDQVMFATGQLMRRAKDWWDSYSKEIGENRVQTLTWQEFKQPFIKYHCPQSAVDRIQEDFLRLRQRDESVNEITNTFLDQLKFCEEIVGTERKKIIRYHGMLKAEIREFITPSKCETLDEIIDLARDREIEIKRQDERGEKRQAEKGSTQGSSKKPKTQDQGKKEASKGGFPRCKTCGKPHSGECLLGRKGCYNCGQEGHPYYNCPNPKRVCYNCNESGHVKADCPKLKQGPKKEGKKEETAKAKGRMFQISTEEARAHPNVVSGIKEESSSRSGSQTNNDKGKAT from the exons ATGGCAAGTGGAGGAAATACGCATACTACCGAACGTATAACTCGAGATGAGTTAAACAAGATGATTTCCGATGAAGTAACGAAGGCAattgatgcaaatgtttcaaggCTAGCACAAGAAGTGGAGGGTCAAGTATTAAGTACAGTGGAGAATATGATCACTAGCAAAGTAGAGGAATTGAAAGAGATGATAACTGGGATTCAAGGCAAGAAGGAAGCAAGACGGTGCACCTACAAGGATTTCATGGCATGTAAGCCTACGACTTTTAATGGAGAAATTGATCCCATCGAATGCCAAAGATGGATAGCCAACATGGAAGGGGTGTTCATTCGAAGCCATTGCGACAAGGAAGACCAAGTCATGTTTGCCACGGGGCAACTCATGCGAAGGGCTAAAGATTGGTGGGACTCGTATAGTAAGGAGATTGGAGAAAATCGAGTTCAAACCTTGACTTGGCAAGAATTCAAACAGCCTTTTATCAAGTACCATTGCCCACAATCGGCTGTGGATCGAATTCAAGAAGATTTTCTCCGGTTGCGACAAAGGGATGAATCAGTTAACGAAATCACTAACACTTTCCTCGATCAACTGAAGTTTTGTGAAGAAATAGTTGGAACAGAAAGGAAGAAGATTATTCGTTATCATGGCATGCTTAAAGCTGAAATTCGGGAGTTCATAACTCCTTCAAAATGTGAAACTTTGGACGAGATCATTGATTTAGCAAGGGATAGAGAAATCGAGATAAAGAGGCAGGATGAACGTGGGGAGAAAAGGCAAGCCGAGAAGGGGTCAACTCAAGGCTCATCCAAGAAACCCAAAACGCAAGATCAAGGAAAGAAGGAAGCTTCCAAAGGCGGGTTCCCGCGATGCAAAACGTGTGGAAAACCCCATTCCGGTGAATGCTTATTGGGAAGGAAGGGGTGTTACAATTGCGGGCAAGAAGGGCATCCGTACTATAACTGTCCGAATCCCAAGAGGGTGTGCTACAATTGTAATGAATCGGGCCATGTGAAAGCTGATTGCCCAAAGCTCAAACAAGGGCCGAAGaaagaaggaaagaaagaagAAACCGCGAAAGCGAAAGGAAGAATGTTCCAAATCTCCACGGAAGAAGCAAGAGCTCACCcgaatgtggtctcag GGATCAAAGAAGAAAGTTCAAGTCGCTCCGGATCGCAAACGAACAACGACAAAG GTAAAGCTACTTGA
- the LOC110882772 gene encoding uncharacterized protein LOC110882772 produces the protein MVGGDFNCVRDRGDRRNSKFNAAETDEFNEFIEGVGLHEYLLRGWKFTFVTGNKCSRIDRMFVSWNFLSSWPNAEYRALARECSDHSPLVLKVGYRNFSVKQFRVFTSWLYHSGFKEVAANALSDFKDGGLLDVLLMKKFKYLRQVIAKWVERSKAVECEEEENLVHELNVLDSIIEERDFSEAE, from the coding sequence ATGGTCGGGGGCGATTTCAATTGTGTTAGAGACCGTGGTGATCGTAGGAATTCTAAGTTTAATGCGGCTGAAACGGATGAGTTCAATGAATTCATAGAGGGGGTGGGTCTTCACGAGTACTTGTTAAGAGGGTGGAAGTTCACTTTCGTTACCGGGAATAAATGTAGTCGCATAGACAGGATGTTTGTTTCGTGGAACTTCCTTTCTTCTTGGCCGAATGCGGAATATCGTGCTCTTGCTAGGGAATGTTCGGATCATAGTCCGCTTGTTTTGAAAGTTGGGTATAGGAATTTTAGCGTTAAACAGTTCCGAGTATTTACTTCTTGGCTGTATCATAGCGGATTCAAAGAAGTGGCGGCTAACGCTTTATCGGATTTCAAGGATGGTGGTTTGCTTGATGTTCTGCTTATGAAAAAGTTCAAATATTTGAGGCAAGTTATCGCTAAATGGGTGGAACGAAGCAAAGCTGTGGAATGTGAGGAAGAGGAAAACTTGGTGCATGAGCTGAATGTTTTGGATTCGATTATTGAAGAAAGGGATTTCTCAGAAGCGGAATGA